A genomic segment from Kineococcus rhizosphaerae encodes:
- a CDS encoding carbohydrate ABC transporter permease, with the protein MSEALPARASARRPARQRRVRRDGAWPWLFVAPLALGVAVFYLWPIVQTAWYSLTTFGVFGGTTFSGLENYAEILSDPTLYRSLVNTLLYTAIVLLNIPIAVYLAALLNLPGLRFAAFYRVLYFLPYVAMPTAVAMVWRIIFNGDFGILNWVLGLAGIDGPYWISTPWASIVAVAVVGLWSSLGFSLIVLSAGLKNVPPELYEAAQLDGASRSRQFRSITVPLLTPSISFLAVVTVIAGFQLFDLLYAILGTTNPALPKSLSLVYYFYRAGFVDNDKGVAAATAMVILLLVGLATAVQFRLQRRWVHG; encoded by the coding sequence GTGAGTGAGGCCCTGCCGGCCCGGGCGTCCGCGCGCCGGCCCGCCCGACAGCGCCGCGTCCGGCGCGACGGCGCCTGGCCGTGGTTGTTCGTCGCCCCGCTGGCCCTGGGGGTCGCGGTGTTCTACCTGTGGCCCATCGTGCAGACGGCCTGGTACTCGCTCACGACGTTCGGCGTGTTCGGCGGGACCACGTTCTCGGGGCTGGAGAACTACGCCGAGATCCTCAGCGATCCGACGCTGTACCGCTCGCTGGTGAACACGTTGCTCTACACGGCGATCGTCCTGCTCAACATCCCGATCGCCGTGTACCTGGCGGCCCTGCTGAACCTGCCCGGCCTGCGGTTCGCGGCGTTCTACCGCGTCCTGTACTTCCTGCCCTACGTCGCCATGCCGACCGCTGTGGCGATGGTGTGGCGCATCATCTTCAACGGCGACTTCGGCATCCTGAACTGGGTCCTGGGCCTGGCCGGGATCGACGGCCCCTACTGGATCAGCACGCCGTGGGCCTCGATCGTCGCCGTCGCCGTCGTGGGGTTGTGGTCCTCGCTGGGGTTCTCCCTCATCGTCCTGTCCGCCGGGCTGAAGAACGTCCCGCCGGAGCTGTACGAGGCGGCGCAGCTGGACGGGGCGAGCCGGTCGCGGCAGTTCCGGTCCATCACGGTCCCGCTGCTCACCCCCAGCATCTCGTTCCTGGCCGTGGTGACCGTCATCGCGGGGTTCCAGCTCTTCGACCTGCTCTACGCGATCCTGGGGACGACCAACCCGGCGCTGCCCAAGAGCCTGTCCCTCGTCTACTACTTCTACCGGGCGGGTTTCGTGGACAACGACAAGGGGGTCGCCGCGGCCACGGCCATGGTGATCCTCCTCCTCGTCGGCCTGGCCACGGCCGTCCAGTTCCGGCTGCAGCGGCGGTGGGTCCATGGTTGA
- a CDS encoding carbohydrate ABC transporter permease produces the protein MVEQLERVAAPTRRDLARAQRRRGGSHVVAHLVLGAGALVMAFPFLWQIVMSLSTNAEVQSVTPSFWPAHLQWGNYAAVFERLPFLEQFRTSVVITVVRVLAQILFCTAAGYAFARMRFRGRTVLLAAVLSILMVPSQVYLLSQYQIIADLELLDSLGGLVLPGLFSAFGTFLMRTAFLGMPDELEEAARLDGANPFQVFWRVMLPLARPTISVLAITSTLWSWNELLWPLVVSTYAERMPLSAGLATLISDRTTDYPVVMAASLLAMAPVLVLFVVLQRRVIDGLASSGLK, from the coding sequence ATGGTTGAGCAGCTCGAACGCGTCGCGGCCCCGACCCGGCGCGACCTGGCCCGGGCGCAGCGCCGCCGGGGCGGCTCGCACGTCGTGGCCCACCTGGTGCTGGGTGCCGGGGCGCTGGTCATGGCGTTCCCGTTCCTGTGGCAGATCGTCATGTCGCTGTCCACGAACGCCGAGGTGCAGAGCGTCACCCCGTCGTTCTGGCCGGCCCACCTGCAGTGGGGGAACTACGCCGCCGTCTTCGAGCGGCTGCCGTTCCTGGAGCAGTTCCGTACGTCGGTGGTGATCACGGTCGTCCGGGTCCTGGCACAGATCCTGTTCTGCACCGCCGCCGGGTACGCCTTCGCGCGCATGCGCTTCCGCGGCCGCACCGTCCTGCTGGCGGCCGTGCTGTCGATCCTCATGGTGCCCTCGCAGGTGTACCTGCTCTCGCAGTACCAGATCATCGCCGACCTCGAGCTGCTCGACAGCCTGGGCGGCCTGGTCCTGCCGGGGTTGTTCAGCGCCTTCGGGACGTTCCTCATGCGGACGGCCTTCCTGGGGATGCCCGACGAGCTGGAGGAGGCCGCCCGCCTCGACGGGGCGAACCCGTTCCAGGTGTTCTGGCGCGTCATGCTCCCGCTGGCCCGGCCCACGATCAGCGTCCTCGCCATCACCTCGACGCTGTGGAGCTGGAACGAGCTGCTGTGGCCGCTGGTGGTCTCGACGTACGCCGAGCGGATGCCGCTGTCGGCGGGGCTGGCCACGCTCATCAGCGACCGGACCACCGACTACCCCGTGGTGATGGCCGCGAGCCTGCTGGCCATGGCCCCCGTGCTCGTGCTGTTCGTGGTGCTTCAGCGGCGCGTCATCGACGGGCTGGCGAGCTCGGGGCTGAAGTAG
- a CDS encoding ABC transporter substrate-binding protein codes for MTTTTENTARPSAPSRRTALAGAASVGVLVTTAACGGGSSDGPAADTGYETPSADLKAKITYGLWDQTQVAGLQKNIDAFTAKYPGVEVALNVTPFSEYWTKLQTQASSDTLPDLFWMNGPNFQLYASNGKIAPLTGAIQAGAVDPGNYPSALVDLYSYDGVTYGVPKDFDTIGVWVNTDLFSRAGVPLPTAEWTWDEFQDTAVRISQALSAQGIYGAAGGMDGQTTYYNTIFEAGGEVIADGKSGYASTDSVAGLQFWTDLIAAGGSPSIQQLTDTTADQWFTSGKLAMYWGGSWFRAALTDTDLAGKVQVLPLPKGTAQVTVIHGVSNVVAAGTKNKQAAQALQVFLAGKEAQQQLGSAGTVIPAFNGTQGTFASSMPGTDLQLFLDAVDYSKPLPVSKNTAAWNALETDLLPDAFSGAKPVGEVASDLAQKMDKALAGE; via the coding sequence GTGACGACGACGACTGAGAACACCGCCCGTCCGTCCGCCCCCAGCCGCCGCACCGCGCTGGCCGGCGCCGCGAGCGTCGGCGTCCTGGTCACGACCGCGGCCTGCGGCGGCGGTTCCAGCGACGGGCCGGCCGCCGACACCGGGTACGAGACCCCGTCGGCGGACCTCAAGGCCAAGATCACCTACGGGTTGTGGGACCAGACCCAGGTCGCCGGCCTGCAGAAGAACATCGACGCGTTCACCGCGAAGTACCCCGGGGTCGAGGTCGCGCTCAACGTCACCCCGTTCTCGGAGTACTGGACCAAGCTGCAGACCCAGGCCTCCAGCGACACCCTGCCGGACCTGTTCTGGATGAACGGGCCGAACTTCCAGCTCTACGCCTCCAACGGCAAGATCGCCCCCCTCACCGGCGCCATCCAGGCGGGCGCCGTCGACCCGGGGAACTACCCCTCGGCGCTGGTCGACCTCTACAGCTACGACGGGGTCACCTACGGCGTGCCCAAGGACTTCGACACCATCGGCGTGTGGGTGAACACCGACCTGTTCTCCCGGGCCGGGGTGCCGCTGCCGACGGCGGAGTGGACCTGGGACGAGTTCCAGGACACGGCCGTGCGCATCTCCCAGGCCCTGTCCGCGCAGGGGATCTACGGGGCGGCCGGCGGCATGGACGGGCAGACGACCTACTACAACACCATCTTCGAGGCCGGCGGCGAGGTCATCGCCGACGGGAAGTCCGGGTACGCCAGCACCGACTCCGTCGCCGGGCTGCAGTTCTGGACCGACCTCATCGCCGCGGGGGGTTCGCCCAGCATCCAGCAGCTCACCGACACCACGGCCGACCAGTGGTTCACCTCCGGCAAGCTCGCGATGTACTGGGGCGGCAGCTGGTTCCGCGCCGCGCTGACCGACACCGACCTCGCCGGGAAGGTGCAGGTGCTGCCGCTGCCTAAGGGCACCGCGCAGGTCACCGTCATCCACGGCGTGTCCAACGTCGTGGCCGCCGGGACGAAGAACAAGCAGGCCGCCCAGGCCCTGCAGGTGTTCCTGGCCGGGAAGGAGGCGCAGCAGCAGCTCGGCAGCGCCGGCACCGTCATCCCCGCCTTCAACGGCACCCAGGGGACGTTCGCCTCCTCGATGCCGGGCACCGACCTGCAGCTGTTCCTCGACGCCGTCGACTACTCCAAGCCGCTGCCGGTCAGCAAGAACACCGCCGCGTGGAACGCGCTGGAGACCGACCTGCTGCCCGACGCGTTCTCGGGCGCCAAGCCCGTCGGCGAGGTGGCGAGCGACCTGGCGCAGAAGATGGACAAGGCCCTCGCCGGTGAGTGA